TTTTAATTCCCTATCAACTGTATCTGCATTTATGAGCCCATGGTCTTCCACAAAATGTAACTTAGGCACTGGCTTTATATATAATTTTTTTCCTAGAATTGTTTGAAATAATCCCTTGGTCTTTTCTAACTCTTTCAGCATAGCTGGCATTTCCTTTTCTGGATAAACAGAAATTTTAATATTGGCTACACCCAGGTCTTTAGGCACGTCAACACCA
The Candidatus Paceibacterota bacterium genome window above contains:
- the rbfA gene encoding 30S ribosome-binding factor RbfA; this encodes MSYRVLRVGELIKKELCPLIEKEIDRGPGTLITVTGVDVPKDLGVANIKISVYPEKEMPAMLKELEKTKGLFQTILGKKLYIKPVPKLHFVEDHGLINADTVDRELKKINGEG